From Girardinichthys multiradiatus isolate DD_20200921_A chromosome 13, DD_fGirMul_XY1, whole genome shotgun sequence:
GCCTCAGAGTTCCTCCAGAACGTTTTCCACACTGTTTACAACATTTCTCTTAAAGGAAGGAGTCTCAAACTGTACTATACTTTCAACACTTTAAAACTACTGcagaggaatggttacagagatcagcgctgaggcttcCGTCCTGGATCCGTTTGGTGATCAAAGTGACGAAGCAGCCTCGAAAGATGGTCAAATGTAGTTTTATGTCTGGTACTCCCATGCAAGCGATgtacactccctcagtgtttatcagtagactatgtgtcaccattgttgAGTTTATCTTATATGgtgtgtaatagcaggtgtccaattcttaatctaagtgtggctGCAGCATTCTAATCAACCCGGTTAAAACTGTTCCACAATCAAACCCAATGTactaaactttatgtcaaactgTAGGTCATTTGTCCTTATAATGTACGTCAGTAATGAGTCTTATCCATATCTTAACAAAAGTGAAATCCTTAGCATTAATACTTTATCATTATAGTGGGTGTGTGAAAGCTCATCTACaagtaataataagaaaaattaTTCCTAACAGCACCTTTGTTCATCACCTGTTATTTATATATCCAAGTACTTATcgctaatttattttgtttgagaGTGCATATGTATGTAATAATTATAAGTGTGCATTCACTAAATCCCATTGCATTAAAATCTGtcagctaaaacatttaaacatttagtcTTTTGCCATATTTCTGCACTTCAAAATGTTAACAACAACAGTATTACTTTAATTGGTTCAGTGCGCATTCATTTTTTCCATCTATTAAAAATATTgacaactttatttttaaatctttatttatgaTCTATAGTTATCTTTACTCATAGAACTTTTATCCTCCTGCAGGAAGAGAACCAGTTTTGGAAGGAACTTATTGAAAGGTACCTGAAACCTTtgcaaaatgacaaagaaaaacaggaacagaTAAAAAATGACCTGCAAGACCTGAGAAACAAGGTAAACGTGGAGGACTGTAGTGGAATGTTATACATTTGACATTGGAAAAATGAACAATTTCAAGCTAACCATTGTAGTTCTTTCCCAACATAGATCAACTTTTCGTTCTTCATCTTGAATGCCTTCTGGCTGGCGGCAGCCTTCACCTTTCAGGCCTTTGAGGTCTTTAGCATCCAGATAAATAGTGTTGACATGAACCTTAATCAAACTGGAGGAAAAATCCAAATTGAACCAGTAAGCCTCATGTTCATTGTGGGCTTTGCTCTTTCAGTTTTGCTCCAGTTTATTGGGATGTTGTACCACAGGTGATTACTGATCAGATATCTCTTTCTCCACAGCATTTCATTAACtagaactaaataaaaataaagaacagaaaataaatcattcttTCTTTTGCACTTTCAGAATTGTCACCTTCATTCATTATGTGGCATTTTTGGAAACTGAGccaaaacaacagaaatctGCAACAAAAAAACGAAAACAGgtatttattatttctgttgttATTACTCAAACTTAACCTAGCTGTTGCTCATACTTCTACTAGACTGACAAAATGTCccttttaaattgtctttttaaagTTACACCTGGGCTTTAAACTGTTCTTCTGTCTTAAAATGGACAGAGACACCAGACAGgtcaacaaataaaacattgggAACAAAAGATTATAAAAATAATGTTGGGCTTATATATTATTTCTAAAATAGTTAtcaaagataataaaatgcatgtaaataataaacaaaaaagtggAAATTAACACTACAACTGATTAGAGGTGATGGAAGAGTCATTGGAAAGTTTGGCAAAAGCGAGGTATACTATACAGTAAAACTATTTCACATTAAGAACTATTACCTGGCTTGAATCTTACtgttcaaaaagtgaaatatgCTCATAGAATGGGAAACATGACTGCAAGCTTATTCAAACTCAGGATAGACCTTCATGTGGAGCACGGGGAGCTATGACCCAAACCCCCAGCAATTTCCTGCCCTACCAGTGTTCCCAATCTCTACCACTTGGTGGCGCCATTGAATAATAGGTTCAAATTTTACTCTGCATGTGTTGATGTTGAAAGTaatctttattttactaaaaCCACTTCTAATACTGGTAATacacataaaatatatatatataaataatttcaagAACTTCTTGGTAATCCCAGTGAGCAGGTACATTCTTACGTTATTGATCAGGACaagaatttgtatttgttagtTATCACTAAAATCTCAGGACAGTGTAAGATTTAtattacagtttatttttacatttgttatgTTAAATATTACCAGGAGTTCCCTATAGTTTCCTTTTGATGAACACATTGATTAATTGCCTCCTTGATTTTTTCTTAAGGTTTTACAGTGTCTTTATGAACTAATATTCCTCTGATCTCCTTCCAGAAGGACTCTACATCCAATGCAGATTCAAGCTCAGGCTTTGGCACCAATATAGAACTGAGCACCATCACACTGGAAGAAACCGAGGCTGAAATGAGTGATGAGCTGGACAGTGAAGATGAACTTTCAGAGTGGGACATTGGTGAAAGGCAGGCTGAGGCTTGAAACAAGACTGCAAAGGTCTCAAGGTCAGGATTCGGACCCCAGATGGCTGCATTGCAGACTGTTACCTCTATATGGGGTGCTTGCTCGACTGTTACACCACGCAATGCCCTGTTATGTTTCTTGATTAATAGATTGTTTCACATTGTACTCCAGAGTGAAGCAAGTACCATGAAGGAAACCTCAATAtgaagtattttatttaatcttgtgATTTCCTAAATATTTATGActtctaaaatacattttctgcaaCAGTGTTTATGTTTTGATGTCCTTTTTCACATTAAGTGTCTATGTATTATGTAATGTACCGTAGAATTAGTaattaatatacatttttaatcagGAATGTTCAGACAATAAGCTAGTTTATCCAGTAATGGAAGCTGTTGTGTAATTAATGTTTGATTTATTCTATTTAACTTACATTTCCATTAGCACTATAAATTGAGTTTTACCAGTTTACCTCTCCTTCAATAAACTGTTTAttatgtaacatttatttatgtaacatcAAGAGGAAAAACCCAGGGATCAATTATTCTTGACCCAACCTGACAGAAAACAGGCAAACACAGTCACAATTACatattcccaccctcatgcgaacacacacaaacactcacacccacacacccaacgtaaaaATACATCAAAGAAGTTCTTACTAAGGAAAAGTTGTAAATCAGGTCAGATCACTACTTAGATCGATACAAATCAGGTGTAATCTTGAAAACTGTTTAGCTACAAATAGAAACATTAGATGATCTTCTAATGTTTCCACTTGTTTTATGTGATCAGGAAAGCTTATATATTGTTTACACTTTTTATTCCCTGCTGTTGCCAACTgaacctttttattttcctctttaaactgttgaaatgtctaaaaaaatgtattctatagTATTTATGCACTCCAGCttgttttttctattattttacaAGAATATGAGACAGGATTTTGAAATGAAGACAAGTTATAGGAAAGATTAGTTGACAATGAGTTATCAGAAATCTGAGGGACCACACTGGTCTTATTGTTGTTAGAAACATGCTGTAAATTCCAACCTATGGATTAAAAATTGGGAAAACTGTTTGCTCTTGGATTGCCTCAAATTCTAAAAATCTTACCACACAGGATGAGATGTAAGGTCCTTCAGGCATGGCTGACTGTGAGCACCTTTCTTTTTGAAGCAACACCCTATGTCCGATATCATTAGAATCTAGAGAAAATTACCTTTCCAAAAAGGTATAGCTTGTCTTTGTAGCACATATTCCATTCACATAATTTGCACATCAGATGTGAAAAGTCTAAGTAAACTTGCAGGCCTCTCAAACTAGCTCCCAGAACTAGCTTGCAGTAATGTTTTACTTCTGGATAATCAGTCATTTATAATGCCACAGAAGAGGAAAGTAACTGGTTTTGAAGTTTTGGACAACATTTGGCGTACCAGTGACACCGTAATGGAATATTGTAGTGACAGCTGCGTTGATTAGGATgagcaggatgatgaagattaGGTTTGGAGAGGGCGCTAGTTCATTAATAAGTTGTTACTAACGGTGTTACTTCTTATTTCCAGCAGATTTACattacatggttgtttgttttgaGTTTGATTCAGAATAAGCCACTATCAACTTTTTTTTGCCAAGTTTTTTGTGCACAAACTAGGAATATATTTTAGGTTTTGACAACCACAAtatagaggggaaaaaaagggcAAGGAGCAGTTTGTAGAAGTGTGTGTGGAAGCTGTAGCTGACTATCCAGGCTGTGAGGTGTTCATTGTTTTTATCAGAGAAAAGTTTTTTATTGATAATTCttttttgcacatttctttagtttttcatagaattttgtttttgaacattGGTTTACATAGTTTGTCATGGATTAtttagtttgatttcttttcattatattgattttatgctGTGCAAAATGGCAGTTTGATGATACACAGGTTAAATGTCATCACTAAATTCTGTCACATACAGAAGGactcctacaatggaaatcagcactttttttgaccagattccattttatgaggtgaaaaacacatttggctaaataatgccaaaatgccagctcAACCTGGCACATTGCCCACTAAAACCTCTGCGGAATAACCATGCCtcaactgattcagtccaaatttgctgaCCTCATAGTGAAGATATTGATAAATACAATCTGAGGCTTCTCCTAGGATTTTAATGGggttttgcaatgttcatttagtGAAAAATTATGGCAAGGCTCACAAAACTACTTTtactttgtttaatcacaaataaatcagacatagtaacattGCAGTAATGGTTCCACtggaaatatattattttttgtcttacctttacacaggtaccaaatgTCTGCATTTAGACTtgaactgtggagctatacttgatttatgtaatttcaggcagaAATTGCTTCCCTTAGATCTTAACAGGTTAATGataacatttttcatgttagTATTTACTGAGAAGCAGATCGTAATTATTCTTTATTTGGGGACATCCAGCAACATTCATCTCAGGAAAACAAGTTATcgaaaaatatttaaggaaattaaatcaaataaaaacacaatgcagTTTGATCACATCAACAGAAGCGACATTTCTTGTGTGGAATGTAAAAAAATGGTAGCATTCAGTATCatgaaacaaaaagattttaaacttGGACATCTGTGCAGGTCACTGTAGAATGGACATCCTTCTCTCTGCTCCTCGTCACACTGCAGTTGGATGGTTGTTTTATTAGAAGTGGTCCACAACTCCTTATCCTGGTCAGAGTTTTTATACATTCATTTCTTTCCAGtccacaaaacatgaaaaaatgtaacCTGATGAAATAAAGATaactggaataaaaataaatccatttAAATCCtgcttaaaatagtttttttccctATCACTGTCTCTTCTTCCTCATCTTGAGCTGTCCGTTGTGAACAAGCGCTTCACTCGTATTCTGCGATCAGAACCATCATGCCGACTCCGAACAGCAGCGCCAGAATCTCCATCAGAGACTGCCCGAAACTGGAGCGGCCCACCAGCAGCTCAGGGAGCACCGTCACCGTGGCGATGTAAACAAACCCACCGGCTGTGAAGGGTAAGATCCAGGCTGTCGCCGTGGCACCCACTCCTTCAGCCAGAAGGGAGCACGCCGTCCCAGCCACAGCTCCCACCGCGGTCAGCAGCTGTAGACACATGGCCTGATGCACAAAGAGGAACAACAGAAACTCCATAACTCAGTCTTATTACTGCTGATACTTAACTACAATACTTAAAGGAATGTTACTATTATAGTCTAAATCGTTAGGTAAAAAAAACCTTGTGATTTTAGAAGCTCCAGGTCAATTAGCTTTCTAATTTGCTCAAACCTACTTTTATTTCATACCCAGATCAAATACCATTTTACCCCTATGTACTCATGTATTGTGTCACTTTTTTCTCTTGTTGgttatgtattttaataatttaatttaattattcaaATCTAAACTAAAACAGTAATTGTATATTATGTTcagaatattttacatttacctTCTATAGATGCATTGGAGGTTAAAAAAAAGTAGTTGTAGAGCTTTGTAAAATCAAAATGGAAATACTGAATAGAATTTTTGTACATTAAGCACTAAAGTCCTAATTACAGATTAGCAATATCCTATATTTTTATAGTGTACCAAGTCATTCCACAATATTGACAAGCTCCAATTGAGGACGTTTGAAAATCCCCAAAAACTGGCTGTGTGGTTGGGACTGCAGCTGCTAGGGGTGACTTGGACCATGttcataaattatttttatttatagttaCTTTCATGGTGCAAACCACTTTTCCACTGCTTGttccatgaaaaaaataaacgttGCATTTACAAAATGTGACTGAACTACAAAGACTGATGGATTTTGTAATAATGTTCAGTATCACTTATCATGATCACAATATGTGACACAATAATCAGCTATTTCTAGTCCCTATTTTAAGACGACTGTTCTCTCAAATGGCCCAGATTTGGAAACTGTGTGATTGTTATCAGTCGTGCCAGAGAGGCTTGGAATAACTtaagaagagaaacaaaaactttGTTATTCCTTTGTTGTGCCCGACATTGCAACCTGAAACCGTGCTTACACAATAAGGACGCCCATAAATCATTCTCCAAAGTGAATGCTGCTGAGTTCTACATCTGAAACAAACCAAGAAACAGTTGACAgctgtgtaaataaaaaatgatctaaacaAATCATGTTACAGCTTTGAGTTGTTGCATTTTAGAAAACTTTCTAGTTTTTATGCTAATGGTGTTTGTATGGAATTTAGcatttttaggaaaataaaacaaatctttataAAAAGGAACAAATGGTAAacggcctgtacttgtatagcgctttatcaagtccccagacaTCCCAAACCACTTCACACCACTATCACCCagtgacagtggtgagctacgttgtagccacagctgccctggggcacaaTCACGAAAGTGAGGCTGCCAAACACATGCATCACAAAAGTGATGTATCACAGTGATGTGttaataaatgagaatattttcaaactaaacagaaaaaaataactggaTGCTATTAATTACTGCTTATATATTTAGTTGTAATGTCTTAATTCATGTTCTCATTCATTTTAAGATTGATGCAAATGACAAATCTGATAAACCTACAGGTTGCTGTGTTGTATCATTAACCTCTTATAAATGTCATAATAAAATGTAAGTACCTTCTTTTTAGTGCAGCCAGACTGCACAAGGATGGCAAAATCCCCGATCTCATGTGGGACCTCATGAAGCAGGATGGTCAGAGTGGTGACAGTGCCCACAGCTGGACTGACCAGGAATGATGCTCCGATTGCCAGACCATCAGTGAAGTTATGTGTGAAGTCAGCTGCTAGGTTCAGATAACCAGACACCTTGATTTCTGTTTCCATGGAGAAAAACAAACGGTTATGACTGAGAAGTAGAAATATGATTTAGTGACAGCTCACTTATAGGATCTTTCTTGATACATACTTGTGCTAAAAAGTGTAGGATGAAAGTTGTGGGGTCAGGTCATCAATCTCAGCATACCAcacaaggaaaataaaattttaagacCTCATAAAGCTTGCAATAACTAAATTATAGTCCAGACAGAACACATCACAACAGTAACAATGTCTTAAACAAACTtccttttatgcttttatactAATTTATTTGCATAGGTTAAACATTTAACTGGAGAGAAAACCCGCAATGACTTCTCTGGTAGCTGAACACGCCTAAGTCATGTCCTGACTGGCGCTGAGTCAAGTATTACAGTCACACCTCCAACAAACAGATGTAAGCATTTGACTATATATAAGTTCGAGTAACATTTAGCCCAAAAACTGAATCAACAGAATCAGCATTTTTATGTAAGGAGTCTGTAAGTCTGCAAGTGAGAAAGAGCTGCgtgttcgattccagcttcctgccAGATGTCGATGTGGACAAGGcccttaacctcaagttgcctaccagtCTGCGTATggatgtatgaatgtgtgcgattggatgaatgtggctctagtgtaaaacgCTTTCAGTGGTTGGTATGACTGGAATAGAGCTTTATAAAGTCAATCCATTTTTCATTTGGAAACACAGTTTGGTTCTTAAAAAATAATGTGTGCCATGTGAACAATAACTGCTTACACAACAATCAGCATTTTAAGTAACATATCTTCACATAATATAAACTCATGCAAACTGATCCTGCTTCATGAACGTGCGTCCCAGTTCTAAGTGaaacattttaaccatttcCTTTATTAAGTGTCGAGGGATACAGGCAGGGGAGAGTAATGGTGATACAGTTTAATCCAAAGGTTTACTCACCTGTGCCCTTTGTTTCCTCTGTCTCTGGCAACTTtgcatctttgttttgtttcttctcttttgtcttattttccttttcatccTCCCCATCACTGTCCTTTTCTTTGGCAGCCGCTGAAATTTGGACATccataaaatgtcatatttacCTTACAAGCATAATCCTTCCAATCAATTGTCCTCAGAAAGATGTAATCAAGTTCAGTCTGACACCTAGTGGTCAAATTGCATATTGGAGGCTGTTCTAGATGAACTTGCCTACCATTATATTTTAAGTGTACAACACAAATCATAAGGTATCGAGAAAAAGCACTCTGTAGAGAAAGAGGTCCTTTATTTCTTCCTGTCCACTAAAAAGTGTCCAGAGCTAAACAAGAAATCATCATTCAGTGCATAATCATTCAttcacaaagtgctgtacagtgCTGTATAATGCATTTCTTCAAATAAGTGATATTTAATGTCACACACTGGACCAGAAACCATCAGAAGCAGAAGAATATTTGAAAAGAAATTCTAAATATTTATCTTAAGAGAGAATCTAAAAAATTTTGTTCAGGAATGTTTCTCCTACCATGGGAGTGGCTGTGGGAATGTCCGTGGCCTCCCTTCACCAGACGCACAAATTTTTCGACAACCAGGAAGGCGATGATTCCCCCGAGAACCCACAGACCAACAGACATCATGTGACCATGGGCAGCTCCTGTGCAGGAAAAATATCAGTATGGAATATCGCAGAGTTTGTTATGTCACAGCTGATGAAAAACAGATCCTAGAAATACCATGGGAGTGACCGTGGTCGTGTGACTCTTCACTTGCTTGAGAGTGTTCATCATCTCCGTGATGGGAATGAGGCTCTAACAGAACACAATGATATAAAAAGACAGGCATTAGCTATTTTAATAGCAGTTTGGCTTTTTAAAGCTAAACTTCAGATCCTGCAGTTGtgtcaagaaaaacaaattggaaACTTTTAGCACAATCTCACTTTGTGGAAatgtaaacaattttaaattacattttttgttatgttcagaaagcaaaaaaagaacCTACCAAGAGCGTGTGGTATGAGGTGCAGGAAGGCGTCACCCAGCAGTCCACCAGAGGCGAAGCTCAGCAGCACCTTGAGCAGGTTCTGGTGCTGGTCGCTTTTGGACTGGACTGGGATCAGAAACAGGATGAGGAAAGGAGCCGCGCTGATCAACAGGGTGGCTCCGACAGCCTGCAGACAATGATGGGAGGAAGTTTACAAATCTGTTGTTTTCCTGCAGGGAAGAAAATAATGTCATTAAAACACGTTCCTCATAAACACGACCTGAGGGGGAGGTGGTTGGGTTTGTCAAAGGGGAACTGATCAGGTTCAAAGATATTGATCAGCACTCATAGCTTATTTGTCAGAATGTTTCttacccaaataaaatacagtttagaTTGTTAAAATAGACAAAAAAGTATTATCAGTTCCCAcacatatttttttcaattgaaACCAAGAAAGATTTTCCAGATCTACGTTTTACTATTATAGCAAAAATGTTCCTCTAGGTGCACCTGTGTCCAGAGCTCCACCAAGTCCCTCCTCCCTCCATCTGCTTCCTTCTTTACTTTCTCTGCTCCATGCGAGTGTCCATGTCCGTGAGAACGTGCGTGCCCGTGATCGTGGGAATGTGCGTGCCCGTGATCGTGTGCGTGCCCGTGATCGTGGGAATGTGCGTGCCCGTGATCGTGTGCGTGCCCGTGATCATGTGAATGTGCGTGCCCATGATGCTCCTCTTTGGGGTTAGGTAGGTTGGCCTCAGCGCTCCACTTGCTAGTTCCGTGGAACATCTTCATCTGAGGGCCGTGGGAATGTTCATCATCCTCCCCGTGTGAGTGGCCATGGTGATCATGGCTGTGCCCGTGGTCGCCATGGGAATGGCTATGAGCTATGGCCAATTGAAAGGCTAACAGCAGTACAGCAGATGCAGCCAGTGTCAGTGTCAACAGACGTAAGATGCCCATATTAGAACCTATGAGAAAAATAACAAGAGATAAATAGAAAAACTTAAAGACTGAC
This genomic window contains:
- the slc39a7 gene encoding zinc transporter Slc39a7 isoform X2 — encoded protein: MTGSNMGILRLLTLTLAASAVLLLAFQLAIAHSHSHGDHGHSHDHHGHSHGEDDEHSHGPQMKMFHGTSKWSAEANLPNPKEEHHGHAHSHDHGHAHDHGHAHSHDHGHAHDHGHAHSHDHGHARSHGHGHSHGAEKVKKEADGGRRDLVELWTQAVGATLLISAAPFLILFLIPVQSKSDQHQNLLKVLLSFASGGLLGDAFLHLIPHALEPHSHHGDDEHSQASEESHDHGHSHGAAHGHMMSVGLWVLGGIIAFLVVEKFVRLVKGGHGHSHSHSHAAAKEKDSDGEDEKENKTKEKKQNKDAKLPETEETKGTEIKVSGYLNLAADFTHNFTDGLAIGASFLVSPAVGTVTTLTILLHEVPHEIGDFAILVQSGCTKKKAMCLQLLTAVGAVAGTACSLLAEGVGATATAWILPFTAGGFVYIATVTVLPELLVGRSSFGQSLMEILALLFGVGMMVLIAEYE
- the slc39a7 gene encoding zinc transporter Slc39a7 isoform X3 → MGILRLLTLTLAASAVLLLAFQLAIAHSHSHGDHGHSHDHHGHSHGEDDEHSHGPQMKMFHGTSKWSAEANLPNPKEEHHGHAHSHDHGHAHDHGHAHSHDHGHAHDHGHAHSHDHGHARSHGHGHSHGAEKVKKEADGGRRDLVELWTQAVGATLLISAAPFLILFLIPVQSKSDQHQNLLKVLLSFASGGLLGDAFLHLIPHALEPHSHHGDDEHSQASEESHDHGHSHGAAHGHMMSVGLWVLGGIIAFLVVEKFVRLVKGGHGHSHSHSHAAAKEKDSDGEDEKENKTKEKKQNKDAKLPETEETKGTEIKVSGYLNLAADFTHNFTDGLAIGASFLVSPAVGTVTTLTILLHEVPHEIGDFAILVQSGCTKKKAMCLQLLTAVGAVAGTACSLLAEGVGATATAWILPFTAGGFVYIATVTVLPELLVGRSSFGQSLMEILALLFGVGMMVLIAEYE
- the slc39a7 gene encoding zinc transporter Slc39a7 isoform X1 → MLSRGLVAGSNMGILRLLTLTLAASAVLLLAFQLAIAHSHSHGDHGHSHDHHGHSHGEDDEHSHGPQMKMFHGTSKWSAEANLPNPKEEHHGHAHSHDHGHAHDHGHAHSHDHGHAHDHGHAHSHDHGHARSHGHGHSHGAEKVKKEADGGRRDLVELWTQAVGATLLISAAPFLILFLIPVQSKSDQHQNLLKVLLSFASGGLLGDAFLHLIPHALEPHSHHGDDEHSQASEESHDHGHSHGAAHGHMMSVGLWVLGGIIAFLVVEKFVRLVKGGHGHSHSHSHAAAKEKDSDGEDEKENKTKEKKQNKDAKLPETEETKGTEIKVSGYLNLAADFTHNFTDGLAIGASFLVSPAVGTVTTLTILLHEVPHEIGDFAILVQSGCTKKKAMCLQLLTAVGAVAGTACSLLAEGVGATATAWILPFTAGGFVYIATVTVLPELLVGRSSFGQSLMEILALLFGVGMMVLIAEYE